In Maridesulfovibrio sp., the following proteins share a genomic window:
- a CDS encoding glycoside hydrolase, whose product MKIFAIFHLNLMFSSIPEESRSEVIKRCYWPLLHLIEEGFPLGIEASGITLEIIRDLDPKWIADFKKLLGEGRTEFIGSGYGQIIGPLVPPALNKANLALGMRSGQEILGTVPQIALVNEQAWSAGMVAHYLEAGYKAVFMDYDNPARYAEWPDHIQHFPQLAKGTNGESIPVIWSRSMVFQKLQRFAHRELELDEYLNYVESLGTADGWLPIYGNDAEIFDFRPRRYKSEAVQEAESEWKLIRQVFEILQQRGHKFQLPSQVLKELGHKHGGHELELSSACQPIPVKKQSKYNITRWALSGRDDFQLNSLCRAVCHNLEQEFPFSPDTENLWRELCFCWSSDLRTHITEKRYGEALDKLEELTFACKAAVREPDFEVCGIPAQQNGRMLKLETESATITLNTAKGLAVHKAAFNSHGYTPSFGTLSHGYFEEIDLGADFFSGHIIMEGPGIPKDTDLARVTPLIDENENFISISCSIGLYQGMLDKAVRIHKDKEQIDILYRFALDCRPPGFARIGHVTLLTAEMNPARLYYSTCNGGKPERFSLNGQTFDHSDNISFAVSASQGLGMTDSKVVLGGAERALEISPLYAEHGFIGMIKCRQAVPSPFVRVFFSMQEMDETSLRGCGPDPKFNFSTGFSIKPVPGE is encoded by the coding sequence ATGAAAATCTTCGCCATATTTCATCTCAACCTGATGTTTTCCTCCATACCGGAAGAAAGCCGCAGCGAAGTCATCAAGCGATGTTACTGGCCGCTTCTGCATTTGATTGAAGAAGGTTTTCCTCTAGGCATTGAAGCTTCCGGTATCACCCTTGAAATCATCCGCGATCTCGATCCGAAGTGGATTGCAGATTTCAAGAAACTGCTTGGCGAAGGCAGGACCGAATTCATCGGCAGCGGATATGGTCAGATTATTGGTCCACTTGTTCCGCCAGCACTGAATAAAGCCAACCTCGCGCTAGGCATGCGCAGTGGTCAGGAAATTCTGGGTACCGTTCCACAAATTGCACTTGTCAACGAGCAGGCATGGTCTGCGGGTATGGTCGCCCATTATCTGGAAGCCGGTTACAAAGCGGTCTTCATGGATTATGACAACCCGGCCCGTTACGCGGAATGGCCCGATCATATCCAGCATTTTCCGCAGCTGGCCAAAGGGACAAACGGCGAATCAATACCCGTAATCTGGAGCCGCTCAATGGTCTTCCAGAAGTTGCAACGGTTCGCCCACCGGGAACTTGAGCTGGACGAATATCTCAATTACGTGGAGTCCCTCGGAACTGCTGACGGCTGGCTGCCCATCTACGGTAATGATGCTGAAATTTTCGACTTCCGTCCCCGCCGCTACAAAAGTGAAGCCGTGCAGGAAGCAGAAAGTGAGTGGAAGCTTATCCGGCAGGTATTTGAAATCCTGCAACAGCGGGGACATAAATTTCAGCTGCCAAGTCAGGTTCTCAAGGAACTCGGGCACAAGCATGGTGGCCATGAACTGGAATTAAGTTCCGCATGCCAACCAATTCCAGTCAAGAAACAAAGTAAATACAACATCACCCGCTGGGCACTCAGTGGGCGTGATGACTTCCAGCTGAATTCCCTCTGCCGGGCCGTCTGCCACAATCTGGAGCAGGAATTTCCTTTTTCACCCGACACCGAAAATTTATGGCGGGAACTCTGCTTCTGCTGGTCCAGCGACCTGCGTACCCATATTACAGAGAAGAGGTACGGCGAGGCCTTGGACAAGCTGGAAGAGTTAACTTTTGCCTGTAAAGCAGCTGTTCGGGAACCGGACTTCGAAGTCTGCGGCATCCCGGCCCAACAAAATGGCCGCATGCTCAAGCTTGAAACGGAAAGCGCAACCATCACATTGAACACGGCCAAGGGTCTGGCCGTGCATAAAGCGGCCTTCAATTCCCATGGATATACCCCGTCCTTCGGGACACTCAGTCACGGCTATTTTGAAGAAATAGACCTCGGTGCCGATTTCTTTTCCGGACACATCATCATGGAAGGTCCGGGTATTCCAAAAGATACCGATCTGGCCCGAGTCACCCCGCTCATTGATGAAAATGAAAATTTCATCAGCATATCCTGCTCCATCGGTCTGTATCAGGGCATGCTTGATAAGGCCGTGCGCATCCACAAAGACAAAGAACAAATCGATATCCTATACCGCTTTGCACTGGATTGCAGGCCACCGGGATTCGCCCGTATCGGACACGTTACCCTGCTCACTGCAGAAATGAACCCGGCCCGACTTTATTACTCCACCTGTAACGGAGGAAAGCCGGAACGTTTTTCGCTCAATGGGCAGACCTTTGATCACAGCGACAATATCTCTTTTGCTGTATCAGCTTCGCAGGGATTGGGCATGACTGATTCAAAAGTTGTGCTCGGTGGAGCTGAAAGGGCTCTTGAAATCAGCCCGCTCTATGCGGAACACGGTTTTATCGGCATGATCAAATGCAGACAGGCCGTTCCTTCTCCTTTTGTGCGTGTATTCTTCTCCATGCAAGAGATGGATGAGACCAGCCTGCGCGGATGCGGTCCCGATCCAAAATTCAATTTCAGCACCGGTTTCAGCATCAAACCAGTTCCCGGAGAATAA
- a CDS encoding ATP-grasp domain-containing protein: MKKTLIVIGAGLESIPVLQRANEMGLHVLAVDANPQAPGFAYAHEPIIGCVYTPEITVAALTKWSKKGGKPQGVICAAVDAPGTVAAVAEFFGLTAVSNETARLATDKKAMKDRFRERGIPIPWYKEIFSAQELTQILEERRETLVIKPVDSRGARGVLRLVYESADMPDPRWAFECAKKESPTGRVMVEKHLDGPQISTEGFVVGGQPFCPGFSDRNYEFLDRFAPNIIENGGDLPSFLDQDTQAAVKELSGRAAIALGIENSMFKGDMVVHDGKPYVIEMAARLSGGYFCSHEIPWNTGVDFVGAAIRLAIGETPEAKDLIPSFQRGVAQRYLFPKPGKVIAIEGVEEAKAMEGISMVEIRTAVGETISPATSHPARAGVVMARAATREEAITRVKAAVEAIKIITE, encoded by the coding sequence ATGAAAAAGACATTGATCGTAATCGGAGCCGGACTGGAATCCATTCCAGTGCTGCAAAGGGCAAATGAAATGGGACTGCATGTGCTGGCCGTTGACGCCAACCCGCAGGCTCCCGGATTCGCTTATGCCCATGAGCCGATAATCGGTTGTGTCTACACCCCGGAAATTACGGTTGCCGCCCTGACCAAGTGGTCAAAAAAGGGCGGCAAACCGCAGGGGGTTATCTGTGCGGCGGTGGATGCTCCCGGAACAGTTGCGGCTGTGGCTGAGTTCTTCGGTCTGACTGCGGTGAGCAACGAAACCGCCCGGCTGGCAACCGACAAAAAAGCCATGAAGGACCGCTTTAGAGAACGTGGCATCCCTATACCTTGGTATAAAGAAATTTTCAGTGCTCAGGAGCTAACCCAAATTCTTGAAGAAAGACGGGAGACACTGGTTATCAAACCCGTGGACAGCCGTGGCGCGCGCGGTGTTCTACGGCTTGTTTATGAATCAGCGGATATGCCAGATCCCCGCTGGGCATTTGAATGCGCTAAAAAAGAATCCCCTACCGGACGGGTCATGGTCGAGAAGCACCTCGACGGTCCCCAGATCAGCACGGAAGGTTTTGTGGTCGGCGGGCAGCCTTTCTGCCCCGGATTCTCGGACCGCAACTATGAATTTCTGGATCGCTTCGCCCCGAATATCATCGAGAACGGCGGCGACCTGCCCTCCTTTCTGGATCAGGATACGCAAGCTGCGGTCAAAGAGCTTTCAGGACGTGCGGCCATTGCTCTGGGCATTGAAAATTCGATGTTCAAAGGAGATATGGTCGTGCATGACGGAAAGCCATATGTAATTGAGATGGCGGCCCGTCTTTCCGGCGGATATTTCTGTTCCCATGAGATTCCGTGGAATACCGGAGTGGACTTTGTGGGTGCAGCCATCCGGTTGGCCATTGGCGAGACTCCCGAAGCAAAAGATCTAATCCCCTCCTTTCAAAGAGGAGTCGCCCAGCGTTACCTATTCCCCAAACCGGGAAAGGTCATTGCGATTGAAGGCGTGGAAGAGGCCAAAGCCATGGAAGGAATCAGCATGGTTGAAATCCGCACCGCTGTGGGTGAAACAATTTCCCCGGCCACCAGCCATCCCGCACGGGCCGGAGTGGTCATGGCAAGGGCTGCTACCCGCGAAGAAGCAATTACACGTGTTAAGGCTGCTGTAGAGGCCATCAAAATCATAACCGAATAG
- a CDS encoding methyltransferase domain-containing protein: MDNPIILVQAASRAWSGAPDWCMNEVDGRPVVALTIESALKEFPEADVRIIAPEFDRGGRLDEIPEMFPEQKVAVYYGYDESPLERMIDALDGVEDETLFIRADGLHFGWLADHARTMLEKADKDGLDCVKAEDDFPIQLTADVYRLSALKKVLLLLEERSNGAHFRVHPKFFMFNENNEFKCAHVSGPAVSEQWLKKCRETAEQVYVAGNMNVGQHKGISAGDQLTFHYELALDHINPEACVLDCACGPGYGARILAEKAQKVVAADLDIETVRKASSGKYFDNITFQTGDVTSLSYEDGHFDAITSFETVEHVNPGPYFKEMERVLKPGGLLILSTPQNSLGHIPVNSQHLHEFSLQEIKGLCSEHFEIMQTTGIKQGRIIFPDDPKGQNTFMVCRKPV, from the coding sequence ATGGATAACCCGATTATTCTGGTACAGGCCGCATCTAGGGCATGGAGTGGAGCACCGGACTGGTGCATGAACGAAGTTGACGGCCGTCCGGTGGTGGCCCTTACCATTGAAAGTGCGCTCAAAGAATTTCCTGAAGCGGATGTGCGTATCATCGCCCCCGAATTTGACCGGGGCGGAAGACTGGACGAAATCCCGGAAATGTTCCCGGAGCAGAAAGTTGCCGTTTACTATGGTTATGATGAAAGCCCCTTGGAGCGCATGATTGACGCCCTTGACGGAGTAGAGGACGAAACCCTGTTCATCCGTGCCGATGGCTTGCATTTCGGCTGGCTGGCCGACCATGCCCGGACTATGCTCGAAAAGGCGGATAAAGACGGTCTTGATTGCGTCAAAGCAGAAGACGATTTCCCCATCCAGCTCACAGCTGATGTCTACAGACTTTCTGCCCTGAAAAAAGTGCTTTTACTGCTGGAAGAACGTTCCAACGGCGCTCACTTCAGAGTTCATCCCAAATTTTTCATGTTCAATGAAAACAACGAATTCAAATGTGCCCATGTTTCCGGCCCCGCTGTTAGCGAACAGTGGCTGAAAAAATGCCGCGAAACCGCCGAGCAGGTTTATGTGGCCGGGAATATGAATGTCGGACAGCACAAAGGAATCAGTGCCGGGGATCAGCTCACCTTTCATTATGAACTGGCCCTTGACCATATCAACCCCGAAGCCTGTGTTCTGGACTGCGCCTGCGGTCCCGGTTACGGCGCGCGCATTCTGGCCGAAAAAGCGCAGAAAGTCGTTGCCGCAGACCTTGACATCGAAACCGTGCGCAAAGCTTCGTCCGGTAAATATTTTGATAACATCACCTTCCAGACCGGGGATGTGACCTCCCTCAGTTATGAAGACGGACACTTTGATGCCATCACCAGTTTCGAAACGGTGGAACACGTCAATCCCGGACCGTACTTCAAGGAAATGGAACGGGTGCTCAAACCGGGCGGTCTGCTCATCCTGAGTACCCCACAGAACAGCCTCGGGCATATTCCGGTCAACTCCCAGCACCTGCATGAATTTTCCCTGCAGGAAATCAAAGGGCTTTGTTCCGAACATTTTGAAATCATGCAGACCACAGGAATCAAGCAGGGACGCATTATCTTCCCTGATGATCCCAAAGGTCAGAACACCTTCATGGTCTGCCGCAAACCTGTTTAG
- a CDS encoding TIGR04372 family glycosyltransferase, protein MVDRKRLLIIGTAQQCHIREFLEQVDRDQTELQLLLPKRDRDAFEGEKAVFFSGTFHPLFPPLLKTILSFRPHEVIIVCGLSYDHDNVVRAVSFYENFYDLRIKTCVRNTLAPADQSLRPKPLKEIAKWAFLGSLALLLKASSLFKNIRVSEIYSSRLGHLAIDCELYLSEKELGRHDGYIDLFCFKDGQVANDTLGKLFAREMCIRKWHSYLLEAVRIFNLSPKHELLLNTRAKSFARDYECLIQQTETHISFSAEEVEQGRKELRALGLDPEKPHVCLLGRDSAFLQQTMPESDGDMQEPRNMDISTFRAGAEELLRLGYNVIRIGSIVQKPLEIDHSNFVDYACSGRQNDFMDIYLPASCIFFVGVQSGPMHVANAFRVPCLRVNVARLEIIEYCSPEDLALFKLIRAKSTGRILNISEIISAKISKWPIENFADSDYEVIDNTEDELLEAIQEMHLRTNGEWQATAKERELHSRYLSYLEVSELNSHFETPISPYFLRKHADELFNSKEG, encoded by the coding sequence ATGGTAGACCGTAAACGGCTGCTCATCATCGGCACCGCCCAGCAATGCCATATCAGGGAGTTCCTTGAACAGGTAGACCGCGATCAGACGGAATTGCAGCTCCTGCTCCCGAAACGGGACCGTGATGCGTTTGAGGGCGAGAAAGCAGTTTTCTTTTCCGGGACCTTCCACCCTTTGTTCCCTCCACTGCTAAAAACAATACTCTCTTTCAGGCCGCACGAAGTCATCATCGTCTGCGGCCTGAGCTACGACCATGACAATGTTGTCCGTGCAGTTTCCTTTTACGAAAATTTCTATGACCTGCGCATCAAAACCTGCGTCAGAAATACCTTAGCACCCGCAGATCAAAGCCTACGCCCGAAACCGCTTAAAGAAATCGCCAAATGGGCATTCCTAGGTTCTCTGGCTCTGCTGCTCAAAGCAAGTTCCTTATTCAAAAACATCCGCGTTTCTGAAATTTATTCCTCACGTCTGGGACATCTGGCCATTGATTGCGAACTCTACCTTTCCGAGAAAGAACTAGGTCGCCATGACGGCTATATTGACCTGTTCTGCTTCAAAGACGGACAAGTTGCCAACGACACACTGGGAAAACTTTTTGCCCGGGAAATGTGCATCCGCAAGTGGCACAGCTACCTTCTGGAAGCGGTTAGAATTTTCAATCTCAGCCCAAAGCATGAATTGCTTCTGAACACCCGCGCCAAATCATTTGCCCGCGACTATGAATGCCTGATCCAGCAGACCGAGACCCACATAAGCTTTAGCGCTGAAGAAGTTGAACAGGGCAGAAAGGAGCTTAGAGCCTTGGGACTTGATCCTGAAAAGCCTCACGTCTGCCTGCTTGGTCGGGATTCGGCTTTCCTGCAACAGACCATGCCTGAAAGCGACGGAGATATGCAGGAACCACGCAATATGGACATTTCAACTTTCCGGGCCGGAGCTGAAGAGCTGCTGCGCCTGGGCTACAATGTGATCAGGATCGGCAGTATCGTACAGAAACCTCTTGAAATCGATCATTCCAACTTTGTGGATTATGCCTGTAGCGGCAGACAGAACGATTTCATGGATATTTACCTGCCCGCGAGCTGTATATTTTTTGTAGGTGTCCAGAGCGGGCCCATGCATGTTGCCAATGCTTTCCGCGTTCCCTGCCTGCGGGTTAATGTCGCCCGGCTGGAGATTATTGAATACTGTTCTCCTGAAGATCTTGCCCTGTTCAAACTGATTCGCGCGAAGTCTACAGGACGAATTTTAAACATTTCTGAAATAATATCTGCCAAAATTAGCAAATGGCCCATAGAAAACTTTGCAGATTCAGATTATGAGGTTATCGACAACACAGAGGATGAGCTACTGGAAGCTATACAGGAAATGCATCTGCGCACAAATGGTGAGTGGCAGGCAACAGCGAAGGAACGAGAGTTGCATAGCCGCTATCTTTCATATCTCGAAGTATCGGAACTTAATTCGCATTTTGAAACGCCTATTAGTCCCTACTTCTTACGCAAGCATGCAGACGAACTCTTTAACTCAAAAGAAGGATAG
- a CDS encoding transketolase C-terminal domain-containing protein, with translation MENMRDAFGKALVDLAAVRDDFVVLDADVAGGTGTYHFREAYPDRFIQCAIAEQNMFSMAAGLAESGIIPIVTCYAVFASMRALEQARNSIAYPDFNVKIAASHLGLDVGPDGATHQALEDISIYRAIPNMTVVSPADQHELRAVLPHILDNHGPLYLRTGRSPLPDVFDTSTKFKPGKAELLAEGKDCTIMAVGVMVHRAVAAAEQLAADGISCRVLNMSWLKPMDEAAVIKAAKETGAIVSCEDHNKYGGLGGAIMEIVCENQPVPVERVAINDVFGSSGEPDDLAREYGLMPEDIAAAVRRVMKRK, from the coding sequence ATGGAAAATATGAGAGATGCATTCGGCAAGGCACTTGTTGATCTGGCTGCCGTCCGTGACGATTTCGTAGTCCTTGATGCCGATGTTGCCGGGGGAACCGGAACCTATCATTTCCGCGAAGCTTACCCTGACCGCTTTATACAGTGCGCCATTGCGGAACAAAACATGTTTTCCATGGCAGCAGGACTCGCCGAATCCGGGATCATTCCCATCGTCACCTGCTACGCCGTATTTGCTTCCATGCGTGCACTGGAACAGGCCCGCAACTCCATCGCCTATCCGGATTTCAATGTTAAGATCGCGGCCAGCCATCTCGGACTTGATGTCGGACCGGACGGGGCCACCCATCAGGCACTTGAAGATATTTCAATATACCGGGCCATTCCCAACATGACTGTTGTATCCCCGGCTGACCAGCATGAACTGCGCGCAGTGCTGCCCCACATTCTGGATAATCACGGGCCGCTCTACCTGCGCACCGGACGCAGTCCCCTGCCCGATGTCTTTGATACAAGCACCAAGTTCAAACCGGGTAAGGCCGAGTTGCTTGCCGAAGGCAAAGACTGCACCATCATGGCTGTCGGGGTCATGGTCCACCGGGCTGTAGCAGCCGCAGAGCAGCTTGCCGCCGATGGTATTTCCTGCCGGGTACTGAACATGAGCTGGCTGAAGCCCATGGACGAAGCAGCGGTCATCAAAGCTGCAAAAGAAACCGGAGCAATTGTCAGCTGCGAAGACCACAACAAATACGGCGGATTAGGCGGTGCAATCATGGAGATTGTCTGTGAGAACCAGCCTGTTCCCGTGGAACGTGTCGCCATCAATGATGTTTTCGGCAGCTCCGGCGAGCCGGATGATCTGGCCCGTGAATATGGACTGATGCCCGAAGATATCGCTGCTGCGGTACGCCGGGTTATGAAACGGAAATAA
- a CDS encoding transketolase, with protein MNQPRYTELKNFAAELRKSIITMNCYAGSGHPGGSLSCVEIVSWLFDREMNFNPENMTDPSRDRFILSKGHSCLTLYAALAEKGFFSKKEFKKLRHADGILQGHPDRIKTPGVEFNSGSLGQGFSFALGCALGAKRAKRDNRTYVLLGDGELNEGQIWEGCMFGAHHKLDNIVAIVDYNKFQSDDLNENITALEPLNDKFKAFGWQVIEIDGHDFREIENAFYRARTTVGKPTMIIAHTVKGKGISYMENVPKWHGSLCPTGEERECALRECGCGELE; from the coding sequence ATGAACCAGCCCAGATATACGGAACTCAAAAATTTCGCAGCCGAACTGCGGAAATCAATCATCACTATGAACTGCTATGCCGGCTCCGGGCATCCGGGCGGTTCCCTCTCCTGTGTAGAAATCGTCAGCTGGCTCTTTGACCGCGAAATGAATTTCAACCCGGAAAACATGACTGATCCCAGCCGGGACCGCTTCATCCTTTCTAAAGGACACTCCTGCCTGACCCTCTACGCGGCACTGGCTGAAAAAGGATTCTTCTCCAAGAAAGAATTCAAGAAACTGCGCCACGCCGACGGCATCCTGCAAGGCCACCCGGACCGGATCAAAACTCCGGGAGTGGAATTCAACTCCGGCTCACTGGGACAGGGGTTTTCTTTCGCGCTGGGTTGCGCTCTGGGCGCTAAACGAGCAAAGCGTGATAACCGCACCTACGTCCTGCTCGGTGATGGAGAACTGAACGAAGGCCAGATCTGGGAAGGCTGCATGTTCGGCGCGCACCACAAGTTGGACAACATTGTTGCCATTGTGGATTACAACAAATTTCAAAGTGATGACCTCAATGAGAACATTACCGCCCTTGAGCCTTTAAACGATAAATTCAAGGCTTTCGGCTGGCAGGTAATTGAAATTGACGGGCACGACTTCCGCGAAATAGAAAACGCATTTTACAGGGCGCGAACAACTGTAGGGAAACCGACCATGATCATCGCCCACACGGTCAAAGGTAAAGGAATTTCATACATGGAAAACGTTCCCAAGTGGCACGGCAGCCTCTGCCCCACCGGCGAGGAACGGGAATGCGCTTTGCGTGAATGCGGATGCGGGGAGCTTGAATAA
- a CDS encoding 3-oxoacyl-ACP reductase family protein — MQKLKNKIALVTGGGRGIGKAISHKLAAEGAQVILTFVNDHESAQQAAAEISKEGGKARILQLEVSDPDSVDAVVADIKENEGRLDVLVNNAGINDPQDFDKITPEEWDRIMAVNLKGPFLCTQRCLELLKKSKGASVINIGSVSGQYGGPRTAHYAASKAGLISMTQVAARFGAEWNIRCNTVAAGLVISDMADAGLQNPAVQKAAENVLLKRFAATSEVADSVAYLASDESSYITAQTINVNGGLYF; from the coding sequence ATGCAGAAATTAAAAAATAAAATTGCGCTGGTCACCGGCGGCGGACGCGGTATAGGCAAGGCCATTAGCCATAAACTGGCAGCCGAAGGTGCGCAGGTTATCCTGACCTTTGTAAATGACCACGAGAGCGCGCAGCAGGCAGCAGCAGAAATTTCCAAAGAGGGCGGGAAAGCCCGCATCCTGCAACTTGAAGTCAGTGACCCGGATTCCGTAGATGCGGTTGTTGCCGACATCAAAGAAAACGAAGGCAGACTTGACGTTCTGGTCAACAATGCCGGGATCAATGACCCGCAGGATTTTGACAAGATCACCCCTGAGGAATGGGACCGCATCATGGCTGTAAACCTGAAAGGACCCTTCCTTTGCACCCAGCGCTGCCTTGAACTGCTCAAGAAAAGCAAAGGGGCCAGCGTGATTAATATCGGCTCGGTAAGCGGACAGTACGGCGGACCGCGGACCGCCCATTACGCAGCCAGCAAAGCCGGACTTATTTCCATGACTCAGGTTGCGGCTCGTTTCGGCGCTGAATGGAATATCCGCTGCAACACCGTTGCCGCAGGACTGGTTATTTCCGATATGGCAGATGCCGGCCTACAGAATCCGGCAGTACAAAAAGCAGCCGAAAACGTGCTTTTAAAAAGATTTGCGGCAACTTCGGAAGTTGCAGACAGCGTGGCCTACCTTGCATCCGACGAATCTTCCTACATTACCGCCCAGACCATCAACGTCAACGGCGGACTGTATTTCTAA
- a CDS encoding class I SAM-dependent methyltransferase, whose product MSDRKCWIDHSGIVLHSVDGFDIIHCESCGFKHIIPIPNEEELERIYKHEYHVKDKPLMLQHQLEDKEWHAATATARLEAIEKQLKRKGSILDIGSGNGFFMKQAVELGWQAKGVEPADKAVEYCHSIGLDVIHGVFDQQCADSIGKFDVVHLWEVLEHLPDPAGMLDLCRQVLNPGGMVVIGVPNDYNELQKIMSEDLGEKPWWLAPPHHINFFNRSSLERLLRRLDFEPLHYEITFPMELFLLMGKNYLHDPDMGRECHAMRKELELTLTRTGNRDVLDKLYESFAEAGFGRHAVLMAGKNY is encoded by the coding sequence TTGAGTGATAGAAAATGCTGGATCGACCACAGCGGTATCGTACTCCATTCTGTTGATGGATTCGATATAATCCATTGTGAGAGCTGCGGCTTCAAACACATCATTCCCATTCCCAATGAAGAAGAACTGGAACGCATTTATAAACATGAGTACCACGTAAAAGACAAACCGCTCATGCTTCAGCACCAGTTGGAAGACAAGGAATGGCACGCCGCAACTGCAACTGCACGGCTGGAAGCAATCGAAAAGCAGCTAAAGCGTAAAGGCTCCATTCTGGATATCGGCTCCGGCAACGGCTTTTTCATGAAACAGGCGGTAGAACTCGGCTGGCAGGCCAAGGGAGTCGAACCGGCAGATAAAGCGGTCGAATACTGCCATTCCATCGGCCTCGATGTCATTCACGGTGTATTTGATCAGCAGTGTGCTGATTCCATCGGCAAGTTTGATGTGGTCCACCTCTGGGAAGTTCTTGAACATCTGCCCGATCCGGCTGGCATGCTGGACCTCTGCCGTCAGGTACTGAATCCCGGCGGCATGGTTGTCATCGGGGTTCCCAACGATTACAACGAGCTGCAAAAAATCATGTCTGAAGATCTCGGCGAGAAACCATGGTGGCTGGCTCCGCCTCACCACATAAATTTCTTCAACCGCAGCTCCCTCGAACGCTTGCTGCGCAGACTTGATTTTGAACCGCTGCATTATGAAATAACATTTCCCATGGAACTATTCCTGCTCATGGGCAAGAACTACCTGCATGACCCGGATATGGGCCGCGAATGCCACGCCATGCGTAAGGAACTTGAACTAACCCTGACCCGCACCGGAAACCGTGATGTGCTTGACAAGCTCTATGAAAGCTTCGCCGAGGCCGGATTCGGCCGACATGCAGTGCTCATGGCCGGGAAAAACTACTAA
- a CDS encoding acylneuraminate cytidylyltransferase, which yields MGNSSPVIFFCEAGPQTGFGHAGRCMALAAALREGFGRESVFGFRGAPDAAKRIEDAGFKVIEVSDFNNWQFGTESAIVLDLRISLAQSFFERAKTENKMLVSIDDPTPNRLHCDLAFYPPVPQFHELDWSGFDGVIHRGWEFIPLRKEFRLPKKKKVKASPPKVLVSMGASDPRGLTLSVLQALQSVPGQWRAEVVIGPMFNSLDKIDRIAVEHGKQVKLLHDIKDMSRLMQECDAAIASFGMTAYELAACGVPQLLLCLSEDHARSASALHASGAAVSLGKFDRISEQKLAAELQKFISDQVALQSMTAKAAALGIGNGAMNIATRIEENIIH from the coding sequence ATGGGAAATAGCAGCCCGGTCATTTTCTTTTGCGAGGCCGGACCGCAAACCGGATTCGGGCATGCCGGACGCTGCATGGCCCTAGCCGCCGCCCTGCGCGAAGGTTTCGGCAGGGAATCTGTTTTCGGATTCAGGGGCGCCCCTGATGCGGCAAAAAGAATCGAAGACGCCGGATTCAAGGTCATTGAGGTAAGCGACTTCAACAACTGGCAATTCGGTACTGAATCAGCAATAGTTCTCGACCTGCGCATCTCCCTCGCACAATCTTTCTTTGAACGCGCCAAGACAGAAAACAAGATGCTCGTTTCCATTGATGACCCTACCCCTAACAGATTGCATTGTGACCTGGCCTTTTATCCGCCCGTGCCGCAATTTCATGAGTTGGATTGGAGCGGATTTGACGGCGTTATCCATCGTGGATGGGAATTCATCCCCCTGCGCAAAGAGTTCCGTCTTCCTAAAAAGAAGAAGGTAAAAGCTTCCCCACCAAAAGTCTTAGTCTCCATGGGGGCCAGTGATCCCCGTGGCCTGACTTTAAGTGTTCTCCAAGCCTTACAATCCGTACCCGGACAGTGGCGGGCCGAAGTTGTAATCGGTCCCATGTTCAATAGTCTGGACAAAATTGACCGGATAGCGGTAGAGCACGGAAAGCAGGTGAAATTACTGCATGATATAAAGGATATGTCCCGACTAATGCAGGAATGCGATGCGGCCATAGCCTCTTTCGGCATGACTGCTTATGAACTGGCGGCCTGCGGAGTTCCGCAACTGCTGCTCTGCCTGAGCGAAGATCACGCCCGCTCGGCATCGGCATTGCATGCATCCGGAGCAGCGGTTTCACTGGGAAAATTTGACCGCATCAGCGAGCAAAAACTGGCTGCGGAGCTGCAAAAGTTCATTTCCGATCAGGTTGCGCTACAGTCCATGACTGCAAAAGCTGCCGCACTGGGAATCGGAAACGGAGCCATGAACATCGCCACCAGGATTGAAGAAAATATCATCCACTAA